In Nitrospirota bacterium, a single window of DNA contains:
- a CDS encoding M48 family metalloprotease — protein MGNVFATAVGRRAMLALGAQGAVGLCAALGIGTAMSLFGSLTGCYRAPGTARDQVIFFSEEKELQLGLDAFRQVLRAAPLSDNVEVNELVHRVGRNIAEAANKPEYQWEFAVIQDDKMVNAFALPGGKVAVFTGILKHTKDDAGLATVMGHEVAHALQRHGVERMSRSILDQIAQLGALGAAATGNVNAGAVQGLLGAYGVNVSLPFNRKQESEADYIGLRLMAEAGYDPRAAVPFWERMSGCPREMIGKLCFRSQQAVPEFLSTHPSDLTRINQIEAWLPEALQHYHGPGGGPVPPAPAPYRPKIGPMPQTS, from the coding sequence ATGGGCAACGTCTTCGCGACCGCGGTCGGACGTCGGGCGATGCTGGCTCTGGGCGCGCAGGGGGCGGTGGGGCTCTGTGCGGCCCTCGGGATTGGGACGGCCATGAGTCTGTTCGGCAGCTTGACCGGTTGTTACCGGGCGCCTGGCACGGCCCGCGATCAGGTGATTTTTTTCTCCGAAGAGAAAGAATTGCAACTCGGATTGGACGCATTCCGCCAGGTTTTAAGGGCTGCCCCCCTCAGCGACAATGTGGAAGTGAATGAGCTGGTGCACCGCGTGGGGCGAAACATTGCTGAAGCAGCCAACAAACCGGAGTACCAGTGGGAGTTTGCGGTCATTCAAGACGACAAGATGGTCAATGCCTTTGCGCTGCCAGGCGGGAAAGTCGCCGTCTTCACCGGGATTCTCAAGCATACGAAAGACGATGCTGGTTTGGCGACGGTGATGGGACATGAAGTCGCGCATGCGTTGCAGCGCCACGGGGTGGAGCGGATGAGCCGGAGTATTTTGGACCAGATCGCACAATTGGGCGCACTGGGTGCGGCGGCGACGGGAAACGTCAATGCCGGTGCGGTCCAGGGCCTGTTGGGGGCTTATGGGGTCAATGTGTCGTTACCCTTTAATCGAAAACAAGAATCGGAGGCCGACTACATCGGGCTTCGATTGATGGCGGAGGCTGGATACGATCCTCGTGCAGCAGTGCCGTTCTGGGAACGCATGAGCGGCTGTCCCAGGGAGATGATCGGTAAGCTCTGTTTTCGCTCGCAGCAAGCGGTACCGGAGTTCCTTTCCACCCATCCTTCCGACTTGACACGTATCAATCAGATCGAAGCCTGGTTGCCCGAGGCGCTCCAGCACTATCATGGCCCGGGGGGCGGGCCGGTTCCACCGGCGCCTGCACCATACCGTCCGAAGATTGGGCCAATGCCACAAACCAGCTAG
- the sppA gene encoding signal peptide peptidase SppA yields the protein MRKVYSTLCLVCVLAAASLQSGCITVNLIEPSGPIKEMQLSGTGDGKVLLLDLSGVISGQGKDGLVPQPNMLATFKEELTRASKDDKIKAVVVRINSPGGTVTASDILYHELREFKIKRKIPVIASMMDVAASGGYYLAMATDSILVHPSTVTGSIGVIMLTVNARGLLEKVGVEASAITSGPRKDMGSPFRVMTAEERGIFQSVIDSFYQRFLAVVQEGRPHLSPEQIKKLADGRIYSGDQAKAAGLVDEIGYLDDAIEVAKRKAGLTEARVVTYGHRGEYKNNIYSRLFGASPGIAGLADIDVLSMVRGGTPQFMYLWMP from the coding sequence ATGCGTAAGGTTTATTCGACACTCTGCCTAGTCTGCGTCCTTGCAGCCGCCAGCCTGCAGTCCGGGTGCATCACGGTCAACCTGATCGAACCATCAGGCCCGATCAAAGAAATGCAACTCAGCGGCACGGGCGATGGAAAAGTGTTGTTGCTGGATCTGTCGGGTGTGATTAGTGGACAAGGTAAGGATGGTCTTGTTCCGCAGCCGAATATGTTGGCCACGTTCAAGGAAGAGCTGACGAGGGCTTCGAAGGACGACAAGATCAAAGCCGTAGTCGTTCGCATCAACAGTCCAGGCGGAACCGTGACGGCCTCTGACATCCTGTATCACGAGTTGCGGGAATTCAAAATCAAGAGAAAGATTCCCGTGATTGCCTCGATGATGGATGTGGCGGCATCAGGAGGCTACTACCTCGCCATGGCGACAGACAGTATTTTGGTTCATCCCTCCACTGTGACGGGCAGTATCGGTGTCATTATGTTGACGGTCAATGCCAGGGGCTTGCTTGAAAAAGTGGGAGTCGAAGCCAGCGCGATCACGTCAGGACCGCGCAAGGACATGGGCTCACCCTTTCGGGTCATGACTGCTGAGGAGCGAGGGATCTTTCAAAGCGTGATTGACTCGTTCTATCAACGGTTTTTGGCAGTGGTACAGGAAGGACGCCCCCACCTGTCCCCTGAACAAATTAAGAAGCTGGCCGATGGGCGGATCTATTCTGGAGATCAGGCCAAAGCTGCAGGCCTTGTCGATGAAATCGGGTATCTTGATGACGCGATCGAGGTGGCCAAGAGGAAGGCTGGTTTGACGGAGGCGCGGGTGGTGACCTATGGGCATCGGGGAGAATATAAGAATAATATCTACTCCCGCCTCTTCGGGGCGAGTCCTGGCATCGCAGGGTTAGCCGATATTGATGTATTGTCGATGGTGCGGGGTGGAACGCCGCAGTTCATGTATCTTTGGATGCCCTGA
- the pyrR gene encoding bifunctional pyr operon transcriptional regulator/uracil phosphoribosyltransferase PyrR codes for MSSGEQKERREEKLVMDAGDIARGLTRIAHEILERNKGVQALGLVGIRTGGVYLAHRLVKRIQEIESASVPIGELDITLYRDDLSLRKEQPILRKTSVPFDISDKIIVLVDDVLFTGRTIRAAMDGLIDLGRPAEIQLAVLVDRGHRQLPIKANYIGKNLPTAREEKVQVLLEESGEDDRVVILKP; via the coding sequence ATGAGTAGCGGCGAACAAAAAGAACGACGGGAGGAAAAACTAGTAATGGACGCGGGAGACATCGCCCGGGGGCTTACCCGCATTGCCCATGAAATTCTCGAACGCAATAAGGGTGTACAGGCGCTTGGATTGGTTGGGATTCGGACCGGGGGAGTGTATCTAGCCCATCGACTGGTGAAACGCATTCAGGAGATTGAGTCGGCATCGGTGCCGATCGGCGAATTGGACATTACCCTCTATCGGGATGACCTCTCCTTAAGGAAGGAACAACCGATTCTTCGTAAGACGTCGGTCCCGTTCGATATTTCCGACAAGATCATTGTCTTGGTCGACGACGTGCTGTTTACCGGGCGAACCATTCGCGCCGCGATGGATGGATTGATCGATCTGGGGCGACCGGCAGAGATTCAACTGGCCGTCCTCGTCGACCGGGGCCATCGTCAGTTGCCGATTAAAGCCAACTACATCGGCAAAAACCTCCCCACTGCTCGTGAAGAAAAGGTCCAGGTTCTGCTTGAAGAATCGGGTGAGGATGACCGGGTGGTTATCTTAAAGCCGTGA
- a CDS encoding SAM-dependent chlorinase/fluorinase, which produces MPHSLGLITLLTDFGDQDPFVASMKGVILTINPQARFVDLSHHVSPHSIEEAAYLLNSCYRYFPEGTVHVAVVDPGVGSARRPLLVTTASYYFLGPDNGLFSYVLEDEDDVEAREIENQQYRLKSVGHTFDGRDLFAPSAAWLSKGVPASSFGQVIHDPIRFSIIEPSRQGNRLVGRIEHVDRFGNLISNLTLQHLEEMHQVTKCRQLSIRIGERIIEGLVVNYSEGKTEQPSALINSDGRLEIFVKEASASDLLKVGKGARIEVS; this is translated from the coding sequence GTGCCGCATTCTCTGGGGCTCATCACGTTATTGACCGATTTCGGCGATCAAGACCCTTTCGTGGCGAGCATGAAAGGAGTCATCCTCACCATCAACCCCCAGGCGCGCTTCGTCGATCTTTCGCACCACGTGTCGCCCCACTCGATTGAAGAGGCCGCTTATCTCCTGAACTCCTGCTATCGGTATTTTCCTGAGGGTACAGTGCATGTCGCCGTCGTGGACCCTGGCGTCGGCAGCGCACGGCGCCCGCTCCTTGTCACAACCGCCAGCTATTATTTCCTCGGCCCTGATAACGGATTGTTTTCGTATGTCCTAGAGGATGAAGATGACGTGGAGGCCCGAGAGATCGAGAACCAACAGTACCGCCTCAAGTCCGTTGGGCATACGTTCGACGGTCGAGATCTGTTTGCACCCTCTGCCGCCTGGCTGTCGAAGGGAGTGCCGGCTTCATCGTTCGGCCAAGTCATCCATGATCCCATTAGGTTTTCGATCATTGAACCAAGCAGACAGGGCAACAGACTGGTAGGGCGGATCGAGCATGTTGATCGATTCGGCAATCTCATCTCGAATCTGACCCTGCAACACCTTGAAGAGATGCATCAGGTCACGAAATGCCGGCAATTGTCCATTCGGATAGGCGAACGGATCATTGAAGGCCTTGTCGTCAATTACAGCGAAGGGAAGACGGAGCAGCCGTCCGCGCTCATCAACAGCGACGGCCGACTGGAAATTTTCGTAAAGGAAGCGTCCGCTTCCGATCTTCTTAAGGTAGGAAAAGGCGCTCGAATCGAAGTCTCGTGA
- the carA gene encoding glutamine-hydrolyzing carbamoyl-phosphate synthase small subunit, which produces MKKALLALADGTLFEGRALGYEGETVGEVVFNTAMTGYQEVLTDPSYKGQIITMTSPHIGNYGVTPEDAESRRIWAEGFIVKEASQLASNWRSRQQLQEYLHEAKIVAIEGLDTRALTRHLREHGSQQGLITHGGGDSRLAVEKAQAAPSIMGRDLATEVTCDRAYQWVESAGQWALSRNDRAGIGATRRWHVVAYDFGVKLNILRRLVDVGCDVTVVPASTTAEQVEALKPDGIFLSNGPGDPEGVPYAVEAVRRLIGYRPIFGICLGHQILGLALGLKTYKLKFGHHGANHPVTDLRTRKVEITSQNHNFAVQVVSPINRIPDHLPLIDTVYGQVAVTHLSLNDHSIEGLACADRPVFSVQYHPEASPGPHDSAYLFTQFTQLMEKQHA; this is translated from the coding sequence ATGAAAAAGGCATTGTTGGCATTGGCGGATGGCACGCTCTTCGAAGGTCGAGCCCTCGGGTACGAGGGTGAGACGGTGGGAGAAGTCGTATTTAACACGGCAATGACCGGCTACCAGGAAGTCTTGACCGATCCTTCGTACAAGGGACAAATCATCACGATGACCTCTCCCCATATTGGAAACTACGGTGTGACACCGGAGGATGCCGAGTCACGGCGTATTTGGGCCGAGGGGTTTATTGTGAAGGAGGCGAGCCAGCTTGCCAGCAATTGGCGCAGTCGACAGCAGTTGCAAGAGTATTTGCATGAGGCGAAGATCGTTGCCATCGAAGGGCTGGATACGAGGGCCCTCACCAGGCACCTGCGTGAACATGGCTCACAGCAGGGTCTGATCACCCACGGGGGAGGGGATTCACGCCTAGCCGTCGAGAAGGCACAGGCAGCTCCCAGCATCATGGGCCGGGACTTGGCGACGGAGGTTACTTGTGACAGGGCATATCAATGGGTGGAGAGTGCAGGGCAGTGGGCTCTCTCGCGTAACGACAGGGCTGGGATTGGCGCGACCAGGCGTTGGCATGTCGTTGCCTATGATTTCGGGGTGAAACTGAATATTCTTCGCCGGCTTGTCGATGTCGGGTGTGATGTGACTGTTGTGCCGGCTTCGACGACTGCGGAGCAAGTCGAAGCCCTGAAACCTGATGGAATTTTTCTGTCGAACGGTCCGGGGGATCCGGAGGGAGTGCCCTACGCAGTTGAGGCAGTGCGCCGGTTAATCGGGTACCGTCCGATCTTTGGCATCTGTTTAGGGCATCAGATTCTCGGTCTCGCGCTGGGTCTTAAAACCTACAAATTAAAGTTTGGCCACCACGGGGCAAATCATCCAGTCACGGATCTTCGTACAAGAAAAGTCGAGATTACGTCGCAAAACCACAATTTCGCGGTACAGGTCGTCTCTCCAATCAACAGGATTCCGGATCACCTTCCCCTGATCGACACGGTCTACGGTCAGGTTGCGGTGACACATCTCAGTCTAAACGATCACTCGATCGAAGGGTTGGCCTGTGCTGATCGTCCGGTGTTTTCGGTGCAGTATCACCCGGAGGCGTCTCCCGGTCCCCACGACTCTGCCTATTTATTCACTCAGTTTACTCAATTGATGGAGAAACAGCATGCGTAA
- a CDS encoding dihydroorotase: MAIHITGGHVIDPGRFSGMADVLIDDGRIIAVGSHLKVPAGVTKIDATGQLVLPGFVDLHVHFREPGFEYKESIQSGAAAAVAGGFTSVCCMPNTNPVNDNQAITEFMLDRARAAGLANVFPIGAITKGSEGKELAEIGDLHRAGCVAISDDGKPVMNSLVMRRAMEYALAFDVPVVDHCEDLHLAEGGCMNEGAISTELGLPGMPAAAEDVMVARNVALAELTGARLHLAHISTVGSVRMVREAKSRGLKVTAEACPHHFTITEEVVRGYNTSAKMNPPLRTWKDVQAIKEGLRDGTIDVIATDHAPHATQEKQLGFTEAPFGIVGLETALPLTFALVDEGVLSLEAAVDRLSTAPAKVFGLSKGTLAVGVDADVVIVDQQEQWEVDPAKFRSKSRNTPFAGWKVKGRVTTTIVGGRVVFKAGLAEP; encoded by the coding sequence GTGGCCATTCACATTACAGGCGGGCACGTCATCGATCCCGGACGGTTTAGCGGTATGGCCGATGTGCTGATCGATGATGGGCGGATCATCGCGGTGGGATCTCACCTCAAAGTTCCGGCTGGGGTCACGAAGATCGATGCCACGGGTCAACTAGTTCTTCCCGGCTTCGTTGATCTTCACGTCCACTTTAGGGAGCCGGGTTTCGAATACAAAGAGTCGATCCAGAGTGGGGCGGCGGCGGCAGTGGCAGGGGGGTTCACATCGGTCTGCTGCATGCCCAATACGAATCCGGTCAATGACAATCAAGCGATTACGGAATTTATGCTGGATCGTGCACGAGCGGCCGGATTGGCGAATGTATTTCCGATCGGCGCGATTACGAAAGGTTCGGAAGGAAAGGAACTGGCGGAGATCGGCGACTTGCATCGTGCCGGTTGTGTCGCGATTTCCGATGACGGAAAGCCGGTGATGAACAGTCTGGTCATGCGAAGAGCGATGGAATATGCGTTGGCCTTCGACGTGCCGGTCGTCGATCACTGTGAAGACCTCCATCTTGCCGAGGGAGGCTGTATGAACGAAGGGGCCATTTCCACCGAGCTGGGTCTTCCCGGTATGCCCGCGGCGGCAGAAGATGTGATGGTCGCTCGTAATGTCGCACTGGCGGAACTCACTGGAGCTCGGCTGCACCTGGCGCATATCAGCACGGTAGGATCTGTCCGGATGGTGCGGGAGGCCAAGTCCCGCGGACTCAAAGTCACGGCTGAAGCCTGTCCCCATCACTTTACCATCACGGAAGAAGTGGTCCGCGGCTATAATACCTCTGCCAAAATGAATCCGCCGCTGCGGACGTGGAAGGATGTGCAAGCGATCAAGGAAGGTCTTCGCGACGGCACGATCGATGTCATCGCCACGGACCATGCTCCGCATGCGACACAGGAAAAGCAACTAGGATTCACGGAGGCGCCATTCGGTATCGTCGGATTGGAGACAGCCCTCCCCTTGACCTTTGCGCTGGTCGACGAGGGCGTCTTATCGTTGGAGGCCGCTGTTGATAGATTGAGCACCGCGCCGGCCAAGGTCTTTGGATTGTCCAAAGGCACGTTGGCAGTCGGGGTTGATGCGGATGTGGTGATCGTCGACCAGCAGGAACAGTGGGAGGTGGATCCCGCTAAGTTTCGCTCAAAGAGCCGAAACACGCCGTTTGCCGGATGGAAGGTGAAGGGACGGGTGACGACGACGATTGTGGGTGGCCGAGTGGTATTCAAGGCCGGTTTGGCGGAGCCCTAA
- a CDS encoding aspartate carbamoyltransferase catalytic subunit translates to MSLKRKDLLSLAPLSVDEIRLLLETADSFKEVTGREIKKVPALRGRTVVNLFFEPSTRTRTSFELAAKRLSADVINFSPSSSSVVKGETLLDTARNIEAMQADIIVLRHPSAGAAETLARGVKSSVINAGDGWHEHPTQGLLDLYTIRDRGLSFEGLRVAIIGDVAHSRVARSNIHALVKLGAEVRLVGPPTMMPFGVEKLGVRVYYNFDEALRGVQVIMMLRLQLERQGIALFPTIREYARLYGLTAERVRLADPGAIVMHPGPINRGVEIAPDVADSLSSVILDQVANGVAVRMGILYLLSGAS, encoded by the coding sequence ATGAGTCTCAAACGGAAAGATCTCTTGAGCCTAGCCCCTCTGTCGGTGGATGAGATCAGATTACTGTTAGAGACGGCTGATTCGTTCAAGGAAGTGACAGGCCGGGAAATCAAGAAGGTTCCGGCACTTCGGGGCCGCACCGTGGTGAATCTCTTCTTCGAGCCCAGTACCAGGACGCGCACTTCGTTCGAGTTGGCGGCAAAACGGTTGAGCGCAGATGTGATCAATTTCTCGCCGTCGTCGAGCAGCGTGGTCAAAGGAGAAACGTTACTGGACACCGCCCGCAATATTGAGGCGATGCAGGCGGATATTATTGTCTTGCGTCATCCCTCTGCAGGAGCGGCCGAGACCCTGGCTCGCGGGGTGAAGTCGTCTGTGATCAATGCAGGGGACGGGTGGCATGAGCATCCGACCCAAGGCCTCCTGGATTTGTATACGATTCGCGATCGTGGATTGTCGTTCGAGGGGCTTCGGGTGGCGATCATTGGAGACGTCGCGCATAGCCGTGTGGCGCGTTCGAACATTCACGCACTGGTGAAACTGGGGGCAGAGGTTCGTCTGGTAGGGCCGCCGACGATGATGCCTTTTGGGGTGGAAAAGCTCGGTGTGCGCGTCTACTACAATTTCGACGAAGCATTGCGCGGTGTGCAGGTCATTATGATGCTGCGATTGCAGCTCGAACGGCAGGGGATTGCGCTCTTTCCAACCATCCGTGAATATGCGCGACTCTACGGGTTAACGGCCGAGCGGGTCAGGTTGGCTGACCCAGGGGCGATTGTGATGCATCCAGGTCCGATCAATCGCGGGGTCGAGATTGCTCCGGATGTGGCCGATAGTTTGTCGTCGGTCATTCTGGATCAGGTTGCGAACGGCGTAGCAGTCCGCATGGGTATCCTATATCTATTGTCAGGAGCAAGCTGA
- the carB gene encoding carbamoyl-phosphate synthase large subunit — MPKRTDIKSILLIGSGPIVIGQACEFDYSGTQACKALKEEGYRVILINSNPATIMTDPELADRTYVEPITVEVVEKVIERERPDALLPTMGGQTALNTTMGLVKRGTLEKYGVALIGASAEAIHKAEDREAFKHAMQRIGLRVPASGTAHTREEAIKILDQIGFPAIVRPSFTMGGTGGNIAYNREEFEKIVEWGLAMSPVGQLLIEESLIGWKEYELEVMRDLKDNVVIVCPIENLDPMGVHTGDSITVAPAMTLSDKEYQRMRDAAVGIMREIGVDTGGSNVQFGLNPQDGDMVVIEMNPRVSRSSALASKATGFPIAKIAAKLAVGYTLDEITNDITGVTKASFEPTIDYVVVKIPRFAFQKFRGADPTLTTQMKSVGEVMAIGRTFKESLQKAIRSLELNLNGLSSREGLDRGIPEGIDRQLVLESVRQHLRTPIAERLWHVADAMRLGISNEDLFALTKIDPWFLEQIRDLMQFEALLVGQREKNPATLEESLLWEGKELGFSDDRIAELIGTAAASIRKQRIGDGQSRRRVTYKRVDTCAAEFEAHTPYLYSTYGRECEARPTDRKKVIILGGGPNRIGQGIEFDYCCVHAAMALREEGIESIMVNCNPETVSTDYDISDRLYFEPLTEEDVLNIVECEQPLGVVLQFGGQTPLKLALPLSKAGVKILGTSPEAIDRAEDRERFRDLLNTLGLRQAESGMARSVSEAVRIASQISYPVMVRPSYVLGGRSMQIVYDESGLLEYMGSAVTASPKHPVLIDKYLSDAIEVDADAISDGKNVVVAGIMEHIEEAGVHSGDSACSLPPYSLDPKVVEEIRRQMTALALELGVIGLMNAQFAIKDQVVYVLEVNPRGSRTVPFVSKAIGVPLAKLAMKTMVGKSLPELGFIKAPTPAHLSVKESVFPFNKFPGVDVLLGPEMKSTGEVMGIDQDFGWAFAKSQAGAGSTLPKGGTAFISVKGSDRPAALEVVRQLQRLGFTVQATSGTAEYLRNHGVQAETVNKVKEGRPHIVDHIKNGQVALVVNTVRTAASHADSLSIRREALNKGLAYYTTIRGARAAIMGIEAILKKELTIRSLQEYHHHS; from the coding sequence GTGCCAAAACGAACAGATATCAAGTCCATTTTGTTGATCGGGTCCGGGCCGATCGTGATCGGCCAGGCCTGCGAGTTTGACTATTCCGGCACCCAGGCCTGTAAGGCCCTCAAAGAAGAGGGGTACCGGGTGATTCTCATCAACAGCAACCCTGCGACGATCATGACCGATCCCGAATTGGCCGATCGGACCTATGTGGAGCCGATCACGGTCGAGGTGGTCGAGAAAGTGATCGAGCGGGAACGCCCCGATGCCCTACTCCCGACCATGGGAGGACAGACCGCATTGAATACGACCATGGGATTGGTCAAGCGGGGCACATTGGAAAAATATGGGGTCGCCTTGATCGGCGCATCTGCCGAGGCCATTCATAAGGCCGAGGATCGTGAAGCTTTCAAACATGCCATGCAGCGGATTGGGTTGCGAGTACCGGCCAGCGGTACGGCGCATACCCGTGAGGAGGCCATCAAGATCCTCGATCAGATCGGATTTCCGGCGATCGTTCGGCCATCGTTCACCATGGGCGGTACCGGTGGAAATATCGCGTACAACCGGGAAGAATTCGAGAAGATTGTCGAGTGGGGCCTCGCGATGAGTCCTGTCGGTCAGCTCTTGATCGAAGAATCTCTGATCGGATGGAAAGAATACGAGTTAGAGGTGATGCGGGACCTCAAAGACAATGTCGTCATTGTTTGTCCGATCGAAAATCTGGACCCGATGGGGGTGCACACGGGTGACAGTATCACGGTAGCGCCGGCCATGACACTTTCGGACAAAGAATATCAACGGATGCGGGATGCTGCAGTGGGGATTATGCGTGAGATCGGCGTCGATACCGGAGGGTCGAATGTCCAATTCGGCCTGAATCCTCAGGACGGTGATATGGTGGTCATCGAAATGAATCCGCGTGTATCGAGGAGTTCCGCCCTCGCTTCGAAAGCGACGGGGTTTCCCATCGCCAAGATTGCGGCGAAACTTGCCGTGGGCTACACGTTGGATGAAATCACCAACGACATCACCGGGGTGACGAAAGCCTCCTTTGAGCCCACGATCGATTATGTGGTGGTCAAGATCCCCCGCTTTGCTTTTCAGAAGTTCCGAGGTGCCGACCCCACCCTTACGACGCAGATGAAATCGGTGGGTGAAGTGATGGCCATAGGGCGGACCTTCAAAGAGTCCTTGCAGAAGGCGATTCGATCACTGGAATTGAATTTGAACGGGCTCTCCTCACGGGAAGGCTTGGATCGTGGCATTCCTGAAGGGATCGATCGCCAGCTGGTATTAGAGTCGGTACGCCAACATCTGCGGACCCCGATTGCCGAGCGGTTGTGGCATGTGGCGGATGCCATGCGTCTAGGCATATCGAATGAAGACCTGTTTGCCCTCACGAAAATCGATCCCTGGTTCCTGGAGCAGATCCGAGATCTGATGCAATTTGAAGCCCTGCTGGTGGGCCAGAGAGAAAAGAATCCAGCCACCCTAGAGGAGTCGCTACTATGGGAGGGCAAGGAGCTTGGTTTTTCAGACGACCGTATCGCAGAACTTATTGGGACCGCTGCTGCCTCGATCCGGAAGCAGCGGATTGGAGACGGTCAGAGCAGAAGAAGGGTGACCTACAAACGAGTCGACACCTGTGCCGCAGAGTTTGAAGCCCATACTCCGTATCTCTATTCGACGTACGGGCGCGAATGTGAGGCTCGTCCGACAGATCGGAAGAAGGTGATCATTCTGGGTGGGGGGCCGAATCGTATCGGGCAGGGCATCGAATTCGACTACTGTTGTGTCCATGCGGCCATGGCCCTTCGTGAGGAGGGTATCGAGTCGATTATGGTGAATTGTAATCCCGAGACGGTGAGCACCGACTACGACATCTCGGACCGACTCTATTTTGAGCCGTTGACGGAGGAGGATGTGCTCAACATCGTGGAGTGCGAACAGCCATTGGGCGTCGTGTTGCAGTTCGGCGGGCAGACGCCCCTCAAGCTCGCGCTTCCCTTATCCAAGGCCGGAGTGAAAATTCTGGGGACGAGTCCCGAGGCCATCGATCGTGCAGAGGATCGAGAGCGGTTTCGTGACCTCTTGAATACGCTCGGGCTCCGCCAAGCGGAGAGTGGTATGGCCCGATCTGTAAGCGAGGCGGTTCGGATCGCCTCGCAGATCAGTTATCCGGTTATGGTGCGGCCTTCATATGTGTTGGGCGGACGATCCATGCAGATTGTCTACGATGAATCAGGCTTGCTGGAGTATATGGGATCGGCGGTCACAGCCTCGCCAAAACATCCCGTGCTGATCGATAAATATCTGTCGGATGCGATAGAAGTCGATGCCGATGCCATTTCTGACGGGAAGAACGTCGTGGTGGCCGGGATCATGGAACATATCGAAGAAGCCGGAGTGCATTCGGGAGACTCGGCTTGTTCATTGCCGCCCTATTCACTTGACCCAAAAGTGGTCGAGGAGATCCGCCGGCAAATGACGGCCTTGGCTCTGGAACTCGGCGTGATCGGCCTGATGAACGCGCAATTTGCCATTAAAGACCAGGTAGTCTATGTGCTGGAGGTCAACCCTCGAGGTTCACGCACCGTACCGTTCGTGAGTAAAGCGATCGGCGTGCCCCTCGCCAAGCTGGCCATGAAAACCATGGTAGGCAAGAGCCTTCCGGAGCTCGGGTTCATCAAAGCCCCCACTCCCGCTCACCTGTCCGTAAAGGAATCCGTGTTTCCATTTAATAAGTTCCCGGGGGTGGATGTCCTCTTGGGTCCGGAGATGAAGTCTACCGGGGAAGTGATGGGCATCGACCAGGATTTCGGATGGGCCTTCGCGAAGTCCCAAGCAGGAGCCGGCTCAACGTTGCCGAAGGGAGGCACGGCTTTTATCAGCGTGAAGGGGAGTGATCGTCCTGCAGCTCTGGAAGTTGTGCGACAGCTTCAACGGCTGGGTTTTACTGTTCAAGCCACGAGTGGAACGGCGGAGTATTTGCGTAACCATGGAGTCCAGGCTGAAACCGTGAACAAGGTCAAGGAAGGTCGTCCCCATATCGTAGACCATATCAAGAACGGGCAGGTCGCGTTGGTTGTCAACACCGTACGCACGGCAGCGTCACATGCCGATTCATTGTCGATCCGCCGCGAGGCGCTGAATAAGGGGCTGGCATACTATACGACGATCCGTGGGGCGCGGGCGGCGATTATGGGCATTGAAGCGATTCTCAAAAAAGAACTCACCATCCGGTCGTTGCAGGAATATCACCACCACTCGTAG
- the greA gene encoding transcription elongation factor GreA, with translation MPTPITKKGHEALKAELDRLRKVERAKNIEAIAEARAHGDLSENAEYDAAKERQGFIESRIVELESKLADARIIETAGRTSETIVFGATVLLIEQESQSKREYTLVGQDEADMKVNRISIQSPVGKALIGKRVGDFVEVKTPVKMVEYEVVEIRFEEL, from the coding sequence ATGCCGACACCGATTACGAAGAAGGGGCATGAAGCGCTCAAGGCCGAGCTCGATCGTTTGCGGAAAGTCGAACGCGCCAAGAATATCGAAGCCATTGCCGAGGCCCGTGCTCATGGCGATTTGAGCGAGAATGCGGAGTACGATGCGGCCAAAGAGCGACAGGGGTTCATCGAGTCGCGCATTGTGGAGTTGGAGTCGAAGCTGGCCGACGCGCGGATCATCGAAACCGCTGGCCGAACATCTGAGACCATCGTGTTCGGCGCTACGGTGCTCCTGATTGAACAGGAGTCGCAGTCAAAGCGTGAATACACGCTGGTGGGGCAGGATGAAGCCGATATGAAAGTGAACCGTATTTCGATTCAGTCTCCGGTCGGCAAGGCGCTAATTGGAAAGCGAGTGGGGGATTTCGTCGAGGTCAAGACCCCTGTCAAGATGGTCGAGTACGAAGTGGTAGAGATTCGTTTCGAGGAACTTTAA